The following proteins are encoded in a genomic region of Methylobacterium tardum:
- a CDS encoding helix-turn-helix transcriptional regulator, with the protein MLVETGTLDLDRFAKIRRLHDSTTNAGEKAAAATRMKVIAETAGMTVEQVASKLDAAAPKPVHDAFVGSSFAKAWADLMNTPEQRAFEEKRAAEREKQRQEALREHGTQEALFDENPWERRLRESCQPLLGRHAVHGYTTLDGWDGVGSRIPAKVRIAVSSAYRLPRTVTEAWDETQFWEQLLDHRCAFERDYEPWHWIRARIQVVEELCDTLPSRGIEDLQRRVEWMRHVNNLGWSRDVHEDNALIDRLAADVASMAGVVTALAGMVERVSRQEMTSAAVQSGHEDHASQHPAADVRSGRPYRTNADKRRDVLALLGQGLTDREIARRAGVSPTTVGSIRNAQNGR; encoded by the coding sequence ATGCTTGTGGAAACTGGGACGCTCGATCTCGACCGGTTCGCGAAGATCCGTCGGCTGCACGACAGCACCACCAACGCCGGCGAGAAGGCGGCCGCGGCCACGCGGATGAAGGTCATTGCTGAGACGGCGGGAATGACCGTCGAGCAGGTGGCGTCCAAATTGGACGCTGCTGCACCCAAGCCTGTTCACGACGCATTTGTAGGAAGCTCATTCGCCAAGGCGTGGGCTGATTTGATGAATACGCCAGAGCAGCGCGCGTTTGAGGAGAAGCGTGCGGCCGAGCGCGAGAAGCAGCGACAGGAGGCGCTGAGGGAGCACGGGACACAGGAAGCCCTGTTCGACGAGAACCCTTGGGAGCGCCGTCTCCGTGAGTCCTGTCAGCCTTTGCTCGGAAGGCACGCCGTGCATGGCTACACGACGTTGGACGGCTGGGATGGGGTCGGCAGTAGGATACCAGCGAAAGTCCGGATAGCCGTCTCAAGCGCTTACCGGTTGCCTCGGACAGTCACTGAGGCCTGGGACGAGACGCAGTTCTGGGAGCAGTTGCTCGACCACCGCTGCGCCTTCGAGCGTGATTACGAGCCCTGGCATTGGATTCGGGCTCGAATCCAGGTCGTTGAGGAGCTGTGCGATACGCTACCCTCCAGGGGAATTGAGGATCTTCAGAGGCGCGTGGAATGGATGCGCCACGTGAACAATCTCGGATGGTCCCGAGACGTGCACGAGGACAATGCTCTGATCGATCGCTTGGCTGCCGATGTGGCGAGTATGGCCGGCGTCGTCACCGCGCTCGCTGGTATGGTCGAGCGTGTCAGCCGGCAGGAAATGACCTCAGCTGCTGTCCAAAGTGGACACGAGGATCATGCCTCACAGCATCCAGCTGCCGATGTCCGTTCTGGACGCCCCTATAGAACCAACGCTGACAAGCGCCGTGATGTGCTGGCACTGCTCGGACAGGGGCTCACGGATCGGGAGATCGCCAGACGTGCCGGCGTATCGCCCACCACCGTAGGTTCGATCCGGAACGCTCAGAACGGCCGATGA
- a CDS encoding type II toxin-antitoxin system HicA family toxin — MSAKSHSRKTRDVIAALHKDGWNVIRNGPGDHIQFKHPIKPGRISIDNGEPEIPTGTLRSIYRAAGWEW; from the coding sequence ATGTCTGCGAAATCACACAGTCGCAAGACCCGTGATGTAATCGCGGCGCTTCATAAGGATGGCTGGAATGTCATCCGAAATGGGCCCGGAGATCACATACAGTTTAAGCACCCAATCAAACCTGGTCGGATCTCGATAGACAACGGTGAGCCGGAAATACCAACCGGTACGCTACGTTCGATTTATCGCGCAGCTGGATGGGAGTGGTGA
- a CDS encoding type II toxin-antitoxin system HicB family antitoxin: MTNVVMFIHEENGSYGASFPDFPGATTVAGDLDTLYRKAAEMLVFHVGGMAEDGDDIASPRTLDQLRADPAFQEDSEGALIGLVRVDLPGRSVRVNISMEESLLKRVDRAAEASGESRSGFLAQAAKARLSTHSGTTPPAE; encoded by the coding sequence ATGACAAATGTTGTAATGTTCATACACGAGGAGAACGGCAGCTACGGTGCGTCCTTCCCGGACTTCCCGGGTGCAACGACGGTCGCTGGCGACCTCGACACACTCTATCGCAAGGCGGCAGAAATGCTCGTCTTCCACGTCGGCGGTATGGCCGAGGATGGCGATGACATCGCCTCTCCTCGTACGCTGGATCAGTTGCGAGCTGATCCCGCCTTTCAGGAAGACAGCGAAGGGGCGTTGATCGGCCTCGTTCGCGTCGATCTTCCCGGCAGGTCTGTACGCGTCAACATCTCCATGGAGGAGAGCCTATTGAAGCGTGTCGACCGCGCGGCTGAGGCAAGTGGTGAGAGCCGTTCCGGCTTCTTAGCTCAGGCCGCAAAGGCACGTCTAAGCACCCATTCCGGCACTACCCCTCCAGCTGAGTAG